From Candidatus Zixiibacteriota bacterium, one genomic window encodes:
- a CDS encoding Ig-like domain-containing protein, with amino-acid sequence MKKILFALLVSALLAAGATAQTAPPVLAAIGAKNVDEGQALNFGVTSSDIDATIPVLSTSVLPPNATFIDNANGTGSFAFNPDFTQAGGYSVTFYAADAVTADIDSEIVSITVANINQSPVLAAIGAKNTTENILLAFAVSASDLDGTIPALTSSALPTGATYTDNGNGTASFSWTPSF; translated from the coding sequence ATGAAAAAGATATTATTCGCACTGCTTGTCTCCGCGCTTCTCGCTGCAGGAGCCACAGCGCAGACAGCCCCGCCGGTACTTGCTGCAATCGGAGCCAAAAATGTCGATGAAGGTCAGGCCCTGAATTTTGGCGTGACCTCAAGCGATATCGATGCGACAATTCCCGTTCTGTCCACATCGGTACTGCCGCCCAATGCGACATTTATTGACAACGCCAATGGAACCGGAAGTTTTGCATTTAATCCGGACTTTACCCAGGCTGGCGGATATAGTGTTACGTTCTATGCCGCTGATGCGGTCACGGCTGATATTGATTCGGAGATTGTAAGTATCACTGTCGCGAACATAAATCAATCGCCGGTTCTCGCGGCAATCGGAGCCAAGAATACGACTGAAAACATCCTACTCGCATTCGCTGTTAGTGCAAGTGATCTGGATGGCACAATTCCTGCGCTTACATCATCTGCGCTTCCGACCGGTGCGACATATACTGATAACGGAAACGGAACGGCTTCGTTTAGCTGGACGCCATCGTTT
- a CDS encoding FlgD immunoglobulin-like domain containing protein: MKAQSCADLTPSPKESMRILDFRGSPGDTVLMPFSLDNDSAVTAFRFFIRFDTSKLDLVEILDINPISGDTTYFLDMIPAGRLASALNSSDFSGVYLTNDTTPVNPNTDNRRLNSISVTLLPPLPVDDPPKFADTLAADAAGSVIFYIKFIAKPTLVHLRDTARFFLLREDICIVDTSSGLPIRTCFGGCNAGQLNEVWTPLGVTEPIDNLVFPSQFTGLMRFITDTTPPKPTIVLSASKSTVAPGEFFNLNWTVTNGDSLQLYKDGVYILSSTTLTSSLPTSLVATSTFKLKAWKGVQSDSASKTITVSGTPPPVSVPTISFSPVGPAYVTTEGQAVSFTVTATGQAANGNITLRASNIPQNGAFAPTNPILGPSPVSGIFSFTPNIGQVGTFVVNFSAVNSGGTTNTAATIQVSALPVDKLFSTSAANQKPVGGLRGAKGVMFPINLITNKTVYGIQFNLRHPLDVVTLDSFVVTGRIPDYVVYDNIGNTPGRVKVLSFGLNNEPVVSDTSTAILYAVFSIDSSAIPWQRYPIHLDSAFESIDPNPNVASDTLKTDSGIIDIDNPGDVNLDRRINVADVVNIVAYIIGNFGLTPRQFSTADIITNDSVNVFDLVGDINFIYGSPISPSPSIPEPGPDAVVSLAYDNIPYGTTEMMTIKTELHHKIAGVQLEVAYDPAAVTVGQPKISTDADNFVLQYKDDGRGSLRMILYTLDRSSSESGLLQPGFADLVEIPITAKDDIQSGDKSVLRLSQALLSTGTATSVGVQGVDAPLPVSFLLKQNYPNPFNPTTTIEFTVPRSSGGTKTQKVSLEIFNVLGQQVNTLLNEELQPGEHQVEWNATSSDGARVATGIYLYRLRIGEVSQTKKMLLLK, translated from the coding sequence GTGAAGGCGCAGTCTTGCGCTGATCTGACCCCATCGCCAAAAGAATCGATGCGTATTTTAGATTTCAGAGGTTCGCCAGGCGATACGGTGCTTATGCCGTTCTCTTTGGACAACGATTCGGCAGTTACCGCGTTTCGTTTCTTTATTCGGTTTGACACATCAAAGCTGGATTTGGTCGAGATTCTTGACATAAACCCAATTAGTGGGGACACAACCTATTTTCTTGATATGATTCCTGCGGGGCGGCTGGCGTCCGCGCTTAACAGTTCGGATTTTAGCGGAGTATATCTTACAAATGACACAACTCCAGTCAATCCGAATACTGACAACCGGCGCTTGAACTCAATTTCAGTTACCTTGCTCCCGCCTCTTCCGGTAGACGATCCTCCAAAATTTGCAGATACCCTAGCCGCCGATGCGGCAGGAAGTGTAATCTTCTATATAAAGTTTATCGCGAAACCGACATTGGTACATCTTCGGGATACGGCGCGATTCTTCCTGCTTAGAGAAGATATTTGTATTGTTGATACCTCAAGCGGACTTCCGATCCGCACCTGTTTTGGCGGATGTAATGCGGGGCAGTTGAATGAAGTCTGGACGCCGCTGGGTGTTACTGAACCGATTGATAATCTTGTGTTTCCTTCTCAATTCACAGGGTTGATGCGGTTTATCACTGACACGACTCCGCCTAAACCGACTATTGTCCTTAGTGCGAGCAAGTCAACAGTCGCGCCCGGCGAATTTTTTAATCTCAATTGGACTGTAACTAATGGCGACTCGCTGCAACTTTATAAAGATGGTGTTTATATCCTTTCCTCGACGACTTTGACATCCAGCCTGCCAACTTCGTTAGTGGCGACCAGTACTTTCAAGCTCAAAGCGTGGAAGGGAGTTCAATCAGACTCAGCAAGCAAGACAATTACAGTAAGCGGCACACCACCTCCAGTTAGTGTCCCTACAATCAGCTTTTCTCCTGTGGGTCCAGCATATGTAACGACAGAAGGACAAGCGGTCAGCTTTACGGTTACTGCTACCGGCCAAGCCGCCAATGGAAACATAACTCTCCGTGCAAGCAATATTCCGCAGAACGGGGCTTTTGCGCCGACAAATCCAATTCTTGGTCCGAGCCCGGTGAGCGGAATATTCAGCTTTACGCCGAATATCGGCCAAGTCGGGACATTTGTCGTGAACTTTTCGGCAGTCAACAGCGGAGGAACCACCAATACAGCGGCGACGATTCAAGTGAGCGCGCTTCCGGTCGACAAACTCTTTTCGACATCGGCGGCCAATCAAAAACCGGTTGGCGGACTCAGGGGCGCTAAGGGCGTCATGTTCCCGATAAATCTTATTACGAATAAGACCGTGTATGGTATTCAGTTTAATCTCAGACACCCGCTTGATGTAGTCACTCTTGATTCGTTTGTCGTGACAGGCCGAATCCCAGACTATGTTGTCTATGACAATATCGGAAATACACCCGGCAGAGTGAAAGTGTTGTCTTTCGGGCTTAATAATGAGCCTGTCGTTTCAGACACCAGTACGGCGATTTTATATGCGGTCTTCTCGATAGATTCAAGCGCGATTCCATGGCAGCGCTATCCGATACATCTCGACAGCGCCTTTGAATCGATTGACCCTAATCCAAATGTCGCTTCTGACACGCTCAAGACTGATTCAGGAATCATCGATATCGACAATCCTGGCGATGTGAATCTTGACAGGCGAATCAATGTGGCTGATGTGGTCAATATTGTCGCGTATATCATTGGCAATTTCGGTTTGACTCCGCGGCAGTTTTCGACCGCGGATATTATCACCAACGATTCGGTGAATGTGTTTGATTTGGTCGGAGATATAAACTTTATATACGGATCGCCAATCTCGCCAAGTCCCAGCATTCCTGAGCCGGGCCCGGATGCCGTCGTCTCTCTGGCATACGATAACATTCCATACGGCACAACCGAAATGATGACCATTAAAACCGAGTTGCATCACAAAATTGCCGGTGTACAGCTTGAAGTTGCCTATGACCCGGCGGCTGTGACTGTTGGTCAGCCAAAAATTAGCACTGATGCCGACAACTTCGTTTTACAGTACAAAGATGATGGCCGCGGCAGCCTTCGTATGATACTTTATACATTAGACCGGTCATCGAGTGAGTCCGGATTGCTCCAGCCCGGGTTTGCCGATTTGGTTGAGATACCGATTACGGCAAAAGACGATATCCAATCCGGCGATAAATCGGTGCTTCGATTGAGCCAGGCGCTTCTTTCGACCGGCACGGCAACATCGGTGGGCGTACAGGGTGTCGATGCCCCGCTACCGGTCAGTTTCCTTCTAAAACAGAACTATCCGAATCCATTTAATCCGACAACAACGATCGAGTTCACGGTGCCTCGTTCTTCTGGGGGAACCAAAACACAGAAAGTGTCTTTGGAAATCTTCAATGTACTCGGACAACAGGTCAACACATTGCTGAACGAGGAATTACAGCCGGGTGAACACCAGGTTGAATGGAACGCAACATCGAGCGATGGGGCTCGGGTGGCGACAGGAATATATCTCTACCGATTGCGGATAGGGGAAGTAAGTCAAACAAAAAAGATGCTCTTGCTGAAATAG